A stretch of DNA from Kangiella sediminilitoris:
AAGCACTGATGGCTTGTTGCGCCTGCTCCAAAGTCGTTTCGACTTCTTCTTTTACCCAGTTAAAAGCTACTTTTGTTTGATTTTCTTTCATGCCTACACCGTTTTTTGTAGCTATAATTGTCGCTGAAATGCCAAACAATTCTTTTCATCAATTCGAACCAGTTCGGGATGTTGCCAGTTAATAATTTCCCCGACTCCCAGAATTAATACGCCCCCCGGTATTAATCTTTCAACTAATTCGTTTAATATCTCAACCCGGTCTTCAGGTCTAAAATATATCAATACATTTTGGCAATAAATAACGTCGTAATTACGTTTTGGTGCCTTTGCTAACTGACTTAAATTACTTTGTAAGAACAGTACTCGGTTAGCAATTTTTTCTTTTATCCGCCAATGGTTCGAATCATGACGATTAAAGTAACGCTCACGAATTTCAGGGGCAATCATATGTATCTTGCGTTCATCATATATGGCTTTTCTGGCCACTGTTAACGCTGGATAACTAATATCTATACCCGTTATCCCGTAGAAAAATCGTAATCCTTTTTCATTAAGACTGCCCAGGGACAATTCTTCTAAAGCGATAGCTAAGCTATAAGGCTCTTCGCCTGTCGAGCAACCCACACTCCAGATTTGGATATTACAATCACTGTTCGCGTTTGCTGATTGTATTATTTTTTGCTGACAAACATGTTGAACTAGGTCGAAAGACTCTTTATGTCTGAAAAAACTGGTTTCGTGAACCGTTAACGTATCAATTAATTGAAACCATTCCAGCGAGGCCCAGTTTTTGTCTTGTAACTTCTGGTAGTACTCTTCATAGTCCGAAAGATCTAAAGCACGAATTCTTCTTAACAAGCTTGTTTTTAAGAAAAGTGCTCTATTCGTCGGAATCCATATCCCTGAATACTGTCTAATCAGAGTCTGCCAGCGCTTAAAACTGCCAGACTCCATATCAGGAACATGAGTAAGAGAATTATGCCTCAAGAGCCAATACCTTATTCAGAACGAGTCTTATCGTCATCCTTGTTTTTATTGTCTTCGTCCTCGTCATCAAAGCCTTCTAATGTTTCATCAATTTCTTTTAAGAAATCGTCCTCGTCATCAAGGTCCATCATTTCGCTGTTATCATCAGAGAAAGATGTCATCTCATCCGTTGACTCATCATCACCTTGCTCAAGGAATTCTTCTAGAGTGGTATCGTCATTTTCACCTGACTCTTCCGGCTCGTCATATGCAGAGCTATCTGATTGTTCGATCATAGTATCGAAGTCACCCATATCAGAACTGTCATCACCAAAGATATCTTCGTTTGTTGAATCAAGTTTGAAACCGGCAACTGAGCGACGCAGCTCATCCGATAGCACGGTTAACTGACCAATCGACTTGGCTGTTTCCTGCGTACCTTCTGACGTCTGTGTCGTAATTTCCTGAATTACGGTCATCGTATTCGATACATGACCCGCAGAAGCGGCCTGCTGACGTGCAGCGTTCGAAATCGACTGAATCAAGTCGGCCAGGTTGGTAGATACCGACTCAATTTCTTCCAGCGCAACACCCGCATCCTGTGCCAGGCGAGCACCACGGACAACCTCAGATGTTGTATCCTCCATCGAGATTACCGCTTCGTTTGTATCCGTCTGAATCGTTTTTACCAGAGCCTCAATCTGCTTGGTAGCGTTACCAGAACGTTCCGCCAGTCGCTGTACCTCATCCGCAACAACCGCGAAACCACGACCGGCTTCACCTGCTGCCGATGCCTGAATCGCTGCGTTCAATGCCAGAATGTTCGTTTGGTCGGCAATATCGTTAATCAAGGATACGATGTTACCAATTTCCTGTGACGACTCACCCAGACGCTTAATACGTTTCGATGTTTCCTGAATCTGCTCACGAATCGTGTCCATGCCTCGAATGGTATTACGTACAACCTCACCACCCTTCTTAGCGATTTCCACCGATTTTTCCGCAACCTGAGATGACTCAGATGCGTTTGCAGATACCTGCTCAATAGACACGGCCATTTCGTTAATCGCCGCAGAAGCACCTGTAATTTCCTGAGCCTGCTGACGCGATGCGTCTGCCAGTGCTGTCGAAGTCTGCTGTGTTTCTTCTGCAGATTTCGATACTTGGTCTACCGCTTCGTTAATCGCACTTACCACACCACGCAACTGGTCAATGGTTAAGTTGAAGGAGTCGGCAATCGCACCCGTGAAGTCCTCGGTTACTGTTGCTTTTACCGTCAAGTCACCATCTGCCAAGCTATCAATCTCATCCAGTAGTCGGATAATCGCTTCCTGGTTCTGTGCGTTTTCTTCTTTTTCTCGCTCTGCAGAAATCACTGATTCCTGTAAACGCTGTTTCTCAGCTTTACGCTGCGATAAATACATCGCAATCAATAATAAGATAATTACTATGAACAGAGCTGCAGAAATATACTCACTACCTAAGTCAGTAAAACTTGTCGACAGGCCTGCAAACGCTTCTTCTACCGCACTGGTACTTGCCAGTAGCGCCTGTGCATTTGCATAAACATTATCCGATGCGTCCTGTACATCGAAAAGCTTTTCAGAACTGAATACAATGTAGTCTACCTTCTCTTCAACTTCCTGGAAGTCGTCAACGATAGACTCAAGAGCAGCTCTTGCTTCAGGGTTAGTAACCTGACGAATTTCTAATAACGCATCGCCATTTAACTGACCTTCCAGATAGACACCGAACGTACTTACGTCCTGACTAAAGTCCTCAGCAGAGATTTTTGCTTCTTCACCACCACGCAGCACTTTCTGCATGCCTGATGAAATACGCTCAGCCAACCATTTCTGACGAGTCGCCTGATGCAGCTCAGCAGCATTAGCCTGGTTATCAAGAAGAATATCTATCACACTGTCATACTTGCTTTGCATCTCGGGAATTAATAAAGCAAGTTCGTCGGCGTTGGTAAACATTCGTCTTACCACTTCCTGGTTTGACAGAATGACCTTGGTTCGCGGCTCAACGTTATCCCAGTTTTCTTCGAGTGATTTTAGTTCATTATTTCGAATCCCGGCTGGAGCAGGAGGCAAGTTACTCACTGTTTCGCCGTCGATCAGGTCTCGCAGGTTACCTGCAAACTGTTTAGACGCGGCATCGAGGTCACCGAAGGCGCTTTGTGTACCCTGCGCTGACTCAGAGGCGTTCGTTGCAATCTGCTGCGACAATACCTTCATGTCCGACGCTAGCTCAATACGTTTAGACTGGTTTTGGGCTTGCAAGAAGCCATAACCAGCATTAACCGCTAGCGCAATCAAAATTACGACCAATAGAAACGCATAGATACCGATTCCTGAACGGCCTGCTTTTTTCCTGTTATTAGTGGTCTCACTCATAGGTTGCTCCCGAGACTTTAGACTTCATATTTGTTGTAAAAATAAACTTAAACAGCGACCTGATGGAATTCGGGACTTTCAAACAGTTCCTTGATTCCAAAAACTCGCCATAATTCCCCATCGCGCTCAAATCCACCGATAATATATGGTGCAAGCACCGCATCCGCAGATAAATCTGATGTTACCTGCTCTTCTTCTTCAAAGTGATGAAGGCCACGAATTTCATCTACGATCAAACCAAGATAGGAACCATCCTGATCTATGACCAATACCCTTTGCTTTAAGATGCTACGTGAGCTTGAACGCCCAAGATATTCTTGCAAATCCACCAGCGATAATAGTACACCCCGAAGATTTGCTACCCCTTTATGCCAGCCTTTGGTGCCCGGCACTTTTGTTGTGTGTGGGACTGGGATTAGTTCCACTACCTCATCAATCGGAACGATGTAGTTCACACCGCTCAAACTGAATCCAATCCCACTCCAAAAAGCTTCGCCTCGAACATCACGCTGAGGCAATGAGTCCTTATGTTCCTGTCCGCGTTGACGAATATCGTCGAGAAGCTGGACAACACTGCTCGTGTGAGTTTCAGGCATAGCTCATTAAGATCCTAGTACGTTATTGATAGACTCTACTAAAGCCGACTCATCCACAGGCTTAGTGATATAATCATTGGCACCCTGACGCATACCCCAAACACGGTCTGTAGCTTGCGACTTGGTGGAAACGATAATAATTGGAATAGCCGAAGTGCTAGAGTCTTTCTTTAACTGACGAGTTGCCTGGAAACCATTCAGACCTGGCATCACCACATCCATTAAAATCAAATCAGGCGTGTTGGCCTTGGCAGACGCAATACCCGACTCTCCATCTGGAGCGGTTATTACCTGGTGACCATTTTTTTCTAACATTTTTGTTAGGCTATGCGCTTCTGCTGGAGAATCGTCGACT
This window harbors:
- a CDS encoding methyl-accepting chemotaxis protein, which codes for MSETTNNRKKAGRSGIGIYAFLLVVILIALAVNAGYGFLQAQNQSKRIELASDMKVLSQQIATNASESAQGTQSAFGDLDAASKQFAGNLRDLIDGETVSNLPPAPAGIRNNELKSLEENWDNVEPRTKVILSNQEVVRRMFTNADELALLIPEMQSKYDSVIDILLDNQANAAELHQATRQKWLAERISSGMQKVLRGGEEAKISAEDFSQDVSTFGVYLEGQLNGDALLEIRQVTNPEARAALESIVDDFQEVEEKVDYIVFSSEKLFDVQDASDNVYANAQALLASTSAVEEAFAGLSTSFTDLGSEYISAALFIVIILLLIAMYLSQRKAEKQRLQESVISAEREKEENAQNQEAIIRLLDEIDSLADGDLTVKATVTEDFTGAIADSFNLTIDQLRGVVSAINEAVDQVSKSAEETQQTSTALADASRQQAQEITGASAAINEMAVSIEQVSANASESSQVAEKSVEIAKKGGEVVRNTIRGMDTIREQIQETSKRIKRLGESSQEIGNIVSLINDIADQTNILALNAAIQASAAGEAGRGFAVVADEVQRLAERSGNATKQIEALVKTIQTDTNEAVISMEDTTSEVVRGARLAQDAGVALEEIESVSTNLADLIQSISNAARQQAASAGHVSNTMTVIQEITTQTSEGTQETAKSIGQLTVLSDELRRSVAGFKLDSTNEDIFGDDSSDMGDFDTMIEQSDSSAYDEPEESGENDDTTLEEFLEQGDDESTDEMTSFSDDNSEMMDLDDEDDFLKEIDETLEGFDDEDEDNKNKDDDKTRSE
- a CDS encoding response regulator transcription factor — encoded protein: MARVLIVDDSPAEAHSLTKMLEKNGHQVITAPDGESGIASAKANTPDLILMDVVMPGLNGFQATRQLKKDSSTSAIPIIIVSTKSQATDRVWGMRQGANDYITKPVDESALVESINNVLGS
- a CDS encoding chemotaxis protein CheW; the encoded protein is MPETHTSSVVQLLDDIRQRGQEHKDSLPQRDVRGEAFWSGIGFSLSGVNYIVPIDEVVELIPVPHTTKVPGTKGWHKGVANLRGVLLSLVDLQEYLGRSSSRSILKQRVLVIDQDGSYLGLIVDEIRGLHHFEEEEQVTSDLSADAVLAPYIIGGFERDGELWRVFGIKELFESPEFHQVAV
- a CDS encoding CheR family methyltransferase; this translates as MRHNSLTHVPDMESGSFKRWQTLIRQYSGIWIPTNRALFLKTSLLRRIRALDLSDYEEYYQKLQDKNWASLEWFQLIDTLTVHETSFFRHKESFDLVQHVCQQKIIQSANANSDCNIQIWSVGCSTGEEPYSLAIALEELSLGSLNEKGLRFFYGITGIDISYPALTVARKAIYDERKIHMIAPEIRERYFNRHDSNHWRIKEKIANRVLFLQSNLSQLAKAPKRNYDVIYCQNVLIYFRPEDRVEILNELVERLIPGGVLILGVGEIINWQHPELVRIDEKNCLAFQRQL